In Cellulomonas sp. JZ18, the DNA window CGTTACGACCGACGGCCCCGTGGGGCGGCACCGCGGCACGGGGCCGTGTGACGACGAGACCGCCGTCGTGGTCCTCAGCGACGCCCGACTCGACGGTCTGACCAACGGGGTGCGGATGAGAGGTGCGGGTGACGGCCTCAGCCCGCGAGCGCCATGCGCGCCATCGCCGCCGACGCCCGGTCCATGACGACCTCGAGCGACTCCCCCACGTGCTTGTGCAGCGCCGTGAGCGCCTCCGGCAGCCGGTCGGCGAGCACGAGCCGCAGGATCTCCAGGTGCTCGTCGATCGTGGCCGTGATGCGCTCGTCCTCGACGAAGTCGTGCATGCGCACGGCGCGGATCTTCTGGTTCACGGTGACGAGGGCGTCGGTGAGCTGCGCGTTGCCCGACGCGCGCGAGAGCACCTGGTGGAAGCCCTCGTCGACGACGACGAAGCTCGGGTCGGGCTCCGGGACGTCGTCGCGCATCTCCTCCCAGCGGGCCAGCTCGGCGCGCAGCATGCCCGCGTCGTGCTTGACCTGCGGGTTCTCGACGGCGCGGGCGATGCCGCGCAGCTCGAGCGTGATGCGCAGCTCGTAGAGGTTGCGCAGCGTCTCCAGGGACGGAACGACGACGGCGTACCCGAAGTCGGTGCGCTCCACCAGGCCGTCGGACAGCAGGCGCGAGAGCGCCTCGCGGACCGGCGTGCGGGACACCTCGAACGCCTTGGACAGCTTCGGCTCGGTGAGCCGCTCGCGCGGGGAGACGCGGCCGTTGAGGATCTCGTCGCGCAGCCGGTGGTAGACCGCCTCCCGCAGCGACCCGCCCGTCCCCGTCCCCATACCCGGGGAGCCTAGACCTGCGCCGACGTCCCCCGGTGCCGGCAGCACCACGCCCGTCACAGGGCCATCGCCGCGCGGACGACGTCCTGCTGCTCGGCGCCGCCCGTGCCCGTGGCCGTCACGCGCCCCGACTCCAGCACGTGGTACCGGGCGGCCGCCGCGAGGGCGAAGCCCACGTGCTGCTCGACCAGCAGCACCCCGAGCCCGCCCGCGGCGAGCTGCACGACCGCGTCCTCGATCTCGGCGACGACCGACGGCTGGATGCCCTCGGTCGGCTCGTCGAGCACCATGACGCGCGGACCGGTCACCAGCGCCCGGGCGATCGCGAGCTGCTGGCGCTGCCCGCCGGAGAGCAGGCCCGCGCGCCGGCCCAGCACCTCCCGCAGGGCGGGGAACAGGTCGAGCGCCTCGTCGACGCGGCGCGCCCCACCCGACCCGGCGGCGTCGGCGACGAGCTGCAGGTTCTCGCGCGCCGTCAGCTGCCCGAACGACTGCTGCCCCTGCGGCACGTACGCCAGGCCGCGACGCACCCGCTGGTGCGGCCGCGCCCGCGTGACGTCGTCCCCGTCGACCAGCACGGCCCCCGACCGCACGGGCAGCAGCCCGACCGCGGCCCGCAGCAGCGTCGTCTTGCCCGCGCCGTTGTGCCCGAGCACGGCGACGACCTGCCCGGCCGGCACCTCGACGTCGACGCCGTGCACGACCTCCGTGCGCCCGTACCCGACGTGCACCCCGCACAGCTGCAGCATCACTCCACCTCCGTGCTCGTGGCCGTGCCCGTCCCGCAGCCGGGCCGGCCGCCGTCCGCGACCCGCGCCCGTGCGTGCCCGTGCCCAGGTACACCTCGACGACCCGCGGGTCCGCCTGCACCTGGGCGACCGTCCCCTCGGCGAGGACCTTCCCCTGGTGCAGCACGGTCACCGACGACGCGAACGCCCGCAGGAACTCCATGTCGTGCTCGACGACCACGACGGTCCGCTGCTCGCCGATGCGCTGCAGCAGCAGGCCGGTCTCCTCGCGCTCGGCCTGGCTCATGCCGGCGACCGGCTCGTCGAGGAGCAGCAGGCGCGCGTCCTGCACGAGCAGCATGCCGATCTCGAGCCACTGCTTCTGCCCGTGGGCGAGGACGCCCGCAGGCAGGTCGCGCACGTGCGCCAGGCCCACGGTCTCGAGCGCCGCCTCGACCTCGGGCGGCACCGACCGCCGCCGTCGCAGCATGGT includes these proteins:
- the urtE gene encoding urea ABC transporter ATP-binding subunit UrtE, translating into MLQLCGVHVGYGRTEVVHGVDVEVPAGQVVAVLGHNGAGKTTLLRAAVGLLPVRSGAVLVDGDDVTRARPHQRVRRGLAYVPQGQQSFGQLTARENLQLVADAAGSGGARRVDEALDLFPALREVLGRRAGLLSGGQRQQLAIARALVTGPRVMVLDEPTEGIQPSVVAEIEDAVVQLAAGGLGVLLVEQHVGFALAAAARYHVLESGRVTATGTGGAEQQDVVRAAMAL
- a CDS encoding GntR family transcriptional regulator, which translates into the protein MGTGTGGSLREAVYHRLRDEILNGRVSPRERLTEPKLSKAFEVSRTPVREALSRLLSDGLVERTDFGYAVVVPSLETLRNLYELRITLELRGIARAVENPQVKHDAGMLRAELARWEEMRDDVPEPDPSFVVVDEGFHQVLSRASGNAQLTDALVTVNQKIRAVRMHDFVEDERITATIDEHLEILRLVLADRLPEALTALHKHVGESLEVVMDRASAAMARMALAG